The DNA sequence AGCTTCAGAATAGGTCCTGCATTTTGGGGCTTTCGTGGTGTGGGTCTAGAGTTTTTGGGGACAAGGTATGTTATTTTTGGTTATTATGTGGCTGTGGGAGTTTTTGTGTGGATGAAGTGTATGTCCCTGACGTACTGGTCTGACGATCTAGACGGGCTCATCGACCTGGACGAGCTGGTGGGCCCGAACGACACAGACGGGTCCGTTGACACTGACGAGCTTGAAAACCCGGATCGACCTGAAGATCGGACAGGGCCCGACAAccagaacgggcccgacgacccggacaggctTGACGACTCGGACGCTCCCGACGATCCAGACGTTCCCAATGACCCAAACGTTCCCGAAGACCAGGACGATCACGACGACACGGATGAGCTAGACTACGCGGACGGGCCAAACGACCCGAATGGACATGATGACttggacgggctcgacgacccagacaggcCTTACGACTCGTACGGGCAAAACTACCCTGACGTTCCCGACGGTTTGGACGAGCCTGTCCACGTTGTCacgcccgttcgggtcgtcgggcccctactggtcatcgggcccatccgggtcaaCGGGCTCGTCCGAATTGTCGGGTCTGTCCAAGTCATCGAGCCTGTCCTGGTCATCGTGCTCGTCCGCGTCGTCGTGTTCATCCAGGTCGTCATGCTCGTTCAGATCTTTGGGCCTGTCCGGATGGTCTAGTGTGTCCAAGTCGACGGGCCGTCAGGGTCGTCAAGCTCGTCCATGTCGTCGAgcctgtttgggtcgtcgggccatCTGGATTGTCAGGTtcgtctgggttgtcgggcccgtttgggtcatccGGACCGGGTCGTCCAGATCGACTGAGTCGTCCAGATCGaccgggtcgtcaggctcgtttgggtcgtcgggacCATTTGGGACGTTGGGCTCGTCTGTATCGTCGGGCATGTTAGGATCGTTGTGCCCGTCAGGCTCGTTCGGATCGTCGTGCTTGTCGGGGTCGTCGAGCAGGTCAAGGAGCATGTTTTTTAAGTTATGTAAAAAGCAATGCGTCCACCCTTTCACTTATAGGTGTATTAAGAGTATTCTATGAGGAGAAGTTACGCCTTTAGGAGCGGAttcttgaaaccctaaaccctaaatcatAAACTAGACAACTCTATCCTCAATAGAGGTGACTCGAAGATCGAGCAAGGCATGACGACCaaaacaggcccaacgacctggATAgactcgacgacccagacgctcccgatgacccggacgctCCTGACGACCAGGGCGGTCGCGACGACGCGGACGCTCTTGACGACCAAGACGGTTGCGACGACATGGACGATGCTGACGACCCAAATGGACACGCCGACTTGGATAGGCGCGACGACCGCGATGGGTCTTACGACCCGTACGGCTAAACTACCCCGACGTGCCCAATGATTTGGACGAGCCTGTCCAAGTTGTCAGGCTCATTCAGGTCGTCGGGTCTGTTAGAGTTGTTGTGTCCGTCCGGAAAGTCTTGTTCGTTGTATCGTCGGGCTCAACTGGGTCATCCGACTCGTTTGAGTCGTCTGGTCCGTTCGAGTCGTCGAGCCCATCTGTGTCCTCctgcccatctgggtcgtcgtgcccgtcAGGGTCGTCATGCTGGTCCGGATAATCGGGCTTGTCCAATGGTCTAATCCGTCCAAGTCACGGTCGTGGGCCTATCCATGTAGTCAGCCATATGGGTTGTCGAGTCTGTCTGGGTCGTCTGgttcgtcgggcccgtttgggtcgtcgggacCGACCGGGTCGTCGGGTAGTTCAAGTCATCAGTAGGTCCGGGCTGTTCGGCGTATTTAGGTTGTCTTGCTTGTTCGGTTCATTGGGCTTGCCCGACCTGACGACCCAAAACGACCTGACGATCTACATGGGACCGTCAACCTGAACTGGTCGGTGGACCTGAACGACCCAACGGGCCTGTCGACACTAACGAGCCTGACAACCCGGATCAGCCCGAAGACCGAACAGGGCCTGACGACAAGAACGTGTCCGACGATATGGATAGGCTGACGACCAGTaaggcccgatgacccagacgttGCCGATAACCCGGACGCTCCCGACGATGAGGACAGTAGTGACGACACGAACTAGCTTGACGACCCGAATGGACACGACAATTGGACTAGCGCGACGACCCAAACGAGTTTTTCGACCTGTACGGCCCAAACTACCCTAACGTGCCAGACGGTTTGGAAGAGCCTGTCCAAGTTGTCAGGCCagtttgggtcgtcaggccccaACTGGTCATCAGACCCGTTAGGGTTGTGTTGCCTTTCCAGAAAGTCTTGTTCGTCTGTATCGTCAGGCTCAACCGGGTCACCAGGCTCGTTTGAGTCGTCTGGTTTGCTTGAGTCGTCCTGCCCATAtgggtcgtcgtgcccgtcATTGGTCGTCATGTCGGTCCATATCATCGTGCTTGTCTGTATGGTATAATCCGTTCAAGTCTGCTAGCCCGTCAGGGTCGTCGGGCTTGTCCATGTCGTCGGGCCATATGGGTTGTCGGGTCCGTTTGGGTCGTCTGGTTTGTCGGGCCCATCTGCGTCATCGGGACCTCAGGTTGTCTGGCCCGTTCTAGTCGTCGGGAACATTTGGGTCGTTGCGCCTGTATGTATCATCAGGCATGTTAGGGTCGTCAGGCAGGTTCGGGCTGTTCGGCGTATTTGGGTCGTCTTGCTTGTTCGATTCGTTGGGCTTGTCCGGCCCGACCCGGAACGACCTAACGACCCAGAAGGGTCTGACGACCTGCATGAGACCGTCAAGCTGGATGGGCCGGTGGACCTTAATGACCTAGATGGGCCCGTCGACACTGATGAGCCTGATAATGCAGAACAGCTCGAAGACCGGACAGGGCCCGACGATAAGAacgtgcccgacgacctggataGGCCCGATGACCGGGACGATTTGATGATTCAGGCGCtcccgatgacccagacgctTCCGATGACGAGGATAGTCGCGATGAcacggacgagcctgacgacctgAATGAACATGATGACTTGGACCAGCGCGACGACCCTGGCGGGCGTCCCAACACGTACAGGACAAACCACCACGACGTGCCCGACGGTTTGGACGGGCCTGTCCAAGTTGTcatgcccgttcgggtcatcaggcTCTTATTAGTCATTGAGcccgttagggttgttttgtccATTCGGTTAGTCTTGCCCGTCTGTGTCGTCGGGCACATCGAGGTCATCGAGCTCGTCCGAGTTGCCtagcccgtctgggtcgtcgtgcccgtccAGGTTGTCATGCTTGTCCGGATCTTTAGGCCTGTCTGGATGGTCTGGTCCGTTAAAGTCGGCTGGCCCGTAAGGGTCTTCGGGCCtctctgggtcgtcgggccgtTTAGGTTGTCATGTCCGTCCGGGTTGTCGAGCCCGTCTCGTTTGTCAGACCCGTTCTGGTAGTCGGGACCGAGTTTTATGGATTTATTAAGAGGATTCTATGAGGAGAAGTTACGCCTTTAGGAGTGGATTCTTCAAACCCTAATCGGGCGGGTAACGAAGACtagaacgggcccgacgacccggatagACCAGACGACCAATAAGCTATCGACGACCCAGACGCTCTTGCTAACCAGGACTGTCGTGACGACATGGACGAGCCTAACGACCCAAATGGACACGACGACTTGGACGGGCCAGACGATCGGGATGGGCCTTACGACTCGTACGGGCTAAACTACCCCGACGTTCCTGACGATTAGGAGGGGCTTGCCATGTTGTCAGGCACGTTCGAGTCATTAGGCACCTACTGGTCAATGGGCCCGTTTGGGTTGTTGTGCCCGTCTGGAAAGTATAGTCCGTACGTATTGTCGGGCTCATCCGGGTCACCAAGCTCGTCTAAGTGGTCTGGTCCATTTGGTTCGTTTGGTCCGTTTGGGTCATCCTGCCCATAtgggtcgtcgtgcccgttAGGGTCGTCATGCTGGTCCGGATAATCGGGCCTGTCCGGATGGTTTAATCCGTCCAAGTCAGTGAGCCCGtcagggtcgtcgggcctgtctagGTCATCAGGCCAAGTGGGTTGTCGGGTCCATCTGAGCGTCTGGTTTgtcgggctcgtccaggtcATCGGGACCATCCGGGTCCTTGGGCTCATTCGAGTCATCGGGACCAtctaggtcgttgggcctatctgTATCGTTAGGCATGTTAGGTTTGtaaggcccgttcgggtcgtcggacaAGTCCGGGTTGTTTGGCTTATTTGGGTCGTCTTGCTTGTCCGATTGTTTGGGATTGTTCGGCCTGACGACCCGGAACAACCCGACGACCCAAACCTGTTTGGGATTGTTCGGCCTGAGGACCTGCATGGGACCGTAAACCTGGACGGGCCGGTGGACCTGAACGACCCCGGCGATCTCGTCGACACTTACGAGCCTGACAACCCAGATCAGCCCGAAGACCAGACAAGGCCCGACGACAAGAACGTGCCCGACGACCTCGATAGGCCTAACAATCGGGACAAGCCCAATGACCCACACGCTCCCGATGACCCGGATGCTCCCACGACAAAGATAGTCGCGAAAACATGGACGAGGCCGACGACCTGGATAGACTAGACGACCAGAACGCTCCTGACAACCCAGACGCTCCTGATGACCAGGACTGTCACGACGACATGGACAATGCTGACGACCCAAATGGACACGACAACTTGGACGGGCGCGACGACTGCGATGGGCCTTACGACTCGTACTGGCTAAACTACCCTGACGTTCCCAATGATTAGGACGGGCCTGCCCAAGCTgtcaggcccgttcgggtcgttatGCCCCTACTTGTCATTGGGCCCGTTAGGGTTATTGTGCCCGTCCAGAAAGTCTTGTCCGTCCGTATCGTCGTGCTCATCCTGGTCACCAGGCTCATCTGAGTGGTCTGGTATGTTTGGTTCATTTGGTTCGTTCGGGTCGTTCTGCACATctgggtcgtcgtgcccgttATGTTCGTCATGCCGGTCTGGATAATCGGGCCTGTCCAGATGATCTAATCCGTCCAAGTCGACGAGCCCCTCAGGGTCATCGCGCATGTCCAcgtcgtcgggcctgtctaggtcgtcgggccctgTGGGTTGTTGGGTCCATCTGGTTCATCGGGCTCATCTAGGTTGTCGGGACCGACCGGGTCATTGGGTCGTTCGAGTCGTCAGGAGAGTCGCGACGAcacggacgagcctgacgacccgaatAGACACGATGACTTGGACCAGggcgacgacccaaacgggcatTACGACCCGTTCTGGCCAAACTACCCCGACGTGTCTAGCGTTTTAGACGGGTCTGTCCAAGTTGTCATGCATGTTCGTGTCTTCGGGCTCCTACTGGTCATCGAGcccgttagggttgttttgtTCGTTCAGATAGTCTTGCCCGTCCTTGTCGTTGGGCGCATCCGAGTAAGCTGGCTCATCCGAGTCACAGGGTCTGTCCAAGTCGTCGAGGTCGTTCGGGTGGTCGTGCCTGTCCCGGTAGTCATGCACATATGCATCTTTGGGCCTGTTTGGATGGTCTGTTCTGTCAAAGTCAGGTGACCCGTAAGGGTTATCAGGCCTCTTTGGGTCATCGGGCTGTCTAGCTTGTCATGTCCGTCTGGGTCATCAGGCGCGTCTGATTTGTCAGGACCGTCCGGATCGTTGGGACCGGGTTTTATGGGTGTATTAAGAGGATTCTATGAGGAGAAGTTATGCCTTTAGGAGTGGATTTTTGACACCCTAATCGGGCGGGGCACGAGGACTAGAACGGGCCCGAGGACCTCGATAGACCCGAACGctcccgacgacccggatgctCTTGACGACCAGAACGGTCGCGACGACACGGACGAGCCTAACGACCCAATGGACACGATGACTTCGACGGGCCTGACATACGCGATGGGCCATACAACCCATACGGGCTAAACTACACCGACGTTCCCGACGATTTAGACGGGCCATACGACCCATTGGGCTcatctgggtcatcgggctcgtttGAGTCGTTtggtccgttcgggtcgtcTTGCCCAtatgggtcgtcgagcccgttagGGTCGTCATGCCGGTCTGGATAATCAGGCCTTTCCAGATGGTCTAATCCGTCCAAGTCGGCGAGCCCGTCAGGGTCATCGGGTGTGTCcatgtcgtcgggcctgtctaggtcgtcgggcaaAGTGGGTTGTCAGGTCCATCTGGTTCGTCAAGTTCGTGGGGcacgtccaggtcgtcgggaccgaccgggtcattgggcccgtttGAGTTGTCGGGACCATCTCGGTCGTTGGGCTTATCTGTATCATCAGGCATGTTAGGTTTATCGGGCAGGTCTGGGTTGTTCGGCGTATTTGGGTCGTCTTGCTTGTTTGATTCGTTGGGCTTGATCGACCCGACGACCCGGAACGACCCTGAAGGGTCTGACGACCTGCATGAGACTGTCAACCTGGACAGGACGGTGGACCTTAATGACCCAGATGGGCCCGTCGACACTGATGAGCCTGACAATGCAAAACAGCTTGAAGATCGGACGACTGGGTCGAGCTTGACTACCCAGGCGCTCCCGGTGACCTAGACGCTTCCAATGACGAGGACTGTCGCGACGACAGGGatgagcctgacgacccgaatTGACACGATGACTTGGGCCAGCGCGACGACCCAGGCGAGCGTCACAACACGTACAGGACAAACTACCACGACGTGCCCGACATTTTGGACGGGCCTGTCCAAGTTTTCATGCCCGTTCGGGCCGTCAGGCTCCTATTACTCATCGAGcccgttagggttgttttgtccGTTAGGTTAGTCTTGCCCGTCCGTGTCGTCGGGCACATCGAGGTCATCGGGCTCATCCGAGTCGTCATGTCTGTCCGAGTCGCCtagcccgtttgggtcatcgtgcccgtccgggtcgtcatgCCTGTTCGGATCTTTGGGACTGTCTGGATGGTCTGGTCCGTTAAAGTCGGGTGGCCCGTAAGGGTCTTCAGGCCTCTCTAGGTCGTCGGGTCGTCTAAGTAGTCTTGCCCGTCCGTGTCATTGGGCGCATCCGAGTCAGCTGGCTCGTCCGAGTCACAGGGTCTATCCAAGTCGTCGAGGTCGTTCGGGTGGTCGTGCCCGTCCCGGTAGTCATGCACGTCTACATCTTTGGGCCTGTCTGGATGGTCTGTTCCGTCAAAGTCGGGTGACCCGTAAGGGTTATCAGGCCTTCTGGGTCGTCGGGACCGAGTTTTATGCGTCTATTAAGCGGATTCTATGAGGAGAAGTTACGCCTTTAGGAGTGGATTCTTGAAACCCTAATCGGGCGGGACACGACGAccagaacgggcccgacgacctcgaTAGACCCAACGACCTGAACGctcccgatgacccgaacgctCCTGACGACCAGAATGGTCGCGACGACACGTACGAGACTGACGACCCAATGGACACGACGACTTGGACGGGCCTGACATACGCGATGGGCCATACACCTGTACAGGCTAAACTACACGACGTTCCGATGATTTGGACGAGCCATACGACCCGTTGGGCTCATCTGGGTCACCGGGCTCGTTTGAGTCGTTTGGTCTATTCGGGTCGTCttgcccatctgggtcgtcgtgcccgttAGGGTCATCATGCCGGTCCAGATAATTGGGCGTTTCCCAGATGGTCTAATCTGTTTAAGTCGACGAGCCCGTCAGGGTCATCGAATGTGTCCATGTTGTCGGGCACGTCTAGGTCGTTGGGCTAAGTGGGTTGTCGGGTCCATCTAGGTCGTCAGGTTCGTCGGGcttgtccaggtcgtcgggaccgaccgggtcattgggcccgttcgAGTTGTCGGGACCATCTAGGTCGTTGGGCTATCTGTATCATTAGGCATGTTAGGTTTGTCGTGCAGGTCCGGGTTTCTTCGGTGCATTTGGGTCGTCTTGCTTGTTCGATTCGTTGGGCTTGACCGACCCGACGACTCGGAACGACCCGACGACCCAGAAGGGTTTGAAGACTGCATGAGATCGTCAACCTGGACGGGCCGGTGGACCTCAACGTCCCAAACGGTCTCGGTCGACACTGACGAGCCTGACAACCCGGATCAGCCCGAAGACCGGACAAGGCACGACGACAAGAACATGCCTGACGACCTCGATAAGCCTGACAACTAGGATAGCCCGACGACCCATACGCTCTCGATGAGCCTGATGCTCCCACGACGAGGACAGTCACGACAACACGGACAAGCTTGACGACCCGAATGGACACGATGACTTGGACCAGGGCGACGACACAGACGGGCGTTGTGACCCGTACTGGCCAAACTACACCGACATGTCTGGCATTTTAGATGGGCCTGTCCAAGTTGTCATGCCCGTTCGTGTCGTCGGGCTAAGTGGGTTGTCGGGTCCATCTAGGTCGTCAGGTTCGTCGGGCTTGTCCAGGTCGTCGGCCTACCGacgggtcattgggcccgttcgagtcgtcgggaccatctaggtcgttgggcctatctgTATCATTAGGCATGTTAGGTTTGTGATGCAGGTCTGGGTTCTTCGGTGCATTTGGGTCGTCTTGCTTGTTCGATTCGTTGGGCTTGACTGACCCGACGACTCGGACGACCCGACGACCCAAAGTAGGATTATGCTCTAGATAAGGGGGTTGTTATCCTATTTGGGACCTGAATAGTACATAGTCCTCCAACCTTGAGCCTAGATCATGTTAGGATTCGAGAGGTTGCCTTTTAACCGTTGAAAAACTGCTATAACTTCCCAAGACCATCATTAGTCCTCACCTATCCTGTCACATGTACGCTAATGATGATCCTTAAGTTGAAGTGTGTAAGGCCTGGATTATCTCGCTTTTTGCAGGCATTTCAAAAACACTTCACCTTACTTGTCCCTTCTCTTTTCCCCCTTTCATTGCATTTGCACTCCCTGATGTTCTTATTGCATTTTTTCCTTCGAGTGTCCTTCATTTTCCAGGTATGTTACTTTCCTTTGTCTTAGGTATGTTACTTTTCATTTGTCTTGGATGCTACTTTGCTTTGTCTTAggtatgttactttcatttgtcTTGGATGCTCTTGCTTGACTTGTATTGTGGTTCATGCCTAAGTTTCCTTTATTTGCATGCTTTATGAAGCTTCGGAATAGGTCCTGCATTTTGGGGCTTCCGTGGTGTGGGTCTAGAGTTTTTGGGGACAAGGTATGTTATTTTTGGTT is a window from the Vigna unguiculata cultivar IT97K-499-35 chromosome 7, ASM411807v1, whole genome shotgun sequence genome containing:
- the LOC114191355 gene encoding uncharacterized protein LOC114191355, which produces MTRMSPRTRMVPMTWTSPTNQTLRWTRQPTWPDDLDRPDDPDGLTDLDGLNHPDRPDYPDQHDDPNGHDDPYGQDDPNGPNEPNGPDHLDELGDPDEPDNTYGLYFPDGHNNPNGPIDQ
- the LOC114191356 gene encoding acidic repeat-containing protein-like, translated to MDTFDDPDGLVDLNRLDHLGNAQLSGPTHKTRSRRPRRPDNPYGSPDFDGTDHPDRPKDVDVHDYRDGHDHPNDLDDLDRPCDSDEPADSDAPNDTDGHDDPDGHDDPNGLGDSDRHDDSDEPDDLDVPDDTDGQD